Proteins from a single region of Pseudomonadota bacterium:
- a CDS encoding MBL fold metallo-hydrolase: MEIKILFDSKRLNRTFLAGWGVSYLIGNRILFDTGEKSDCLFNNMDRMGVKIHDIETVVISHEHFDHTGGLWNILRGKPGLDLYVCPGFSREFKNKAKTYGCNLIEVNSFMKIADGIYTTGQMKGRCSPDYIAEQALVLETEKGLTIATGCAHPGIIKIVEYAMDHINGKIHLLMGGFHLLDEPINKIKHINEKFRQLDVEYVGPGHCTGEDAAKIFKESYKENFIDIKVGRTIEV; encoded by the coding sequence ATGGAGATTAAGATACTTTTTGACAGTAAGAGACTGAACCGCACATTTCTCGCAGGCTGGGGGGTCTCCTACCTTATCGGGAACAGAATCCTTTTTGACACAGGTGAGAAGTCGGACTGCCTTTTCAACAACATGGATCGTATGGGTGTAAAGATTCACGACATAGAGACGGTTGTTATTTCCCACGAACACTTTGATCATACAGGCGGACTGTGGAACATACTCCGGGGAAAGCCGGGACTCGATCTTTACGTTTGCCCCGGTTTCAGCCGGGAGTTCAAGAACAAAGCAAAAACATACGGGTGCAACTTGATAGAAGTTAATTCCTTTATGAAGATTGCCGACGGCATATACACAACAGGCCAAATGAAGGGAAGGTGCAGTCCGGATTATATCGCAGAGCAGGCGTTAGTGCTGGAGACAGAAAAAGGGTTAACAATAGCAACAGGATGCGCCCATCCCGGCATAATCAAAATAGTGGAGTATGCCATGGACCACATCAATGGCAAGATCCATCTCTTGATGGGCGGTTTTCATCTCCTTGATGAGCCTATCAATAAAATAAAACATATCAATGAAAAATTCAGGCAGTTAGATGTAGAATATGTGGGACCAGGCCACTGTACGGGCGAAGATGCTGCGAAAATCTTTAAGGAGTCATACAAGGAAAACTTCATTGATATTAAGGTAGGGCGGACCATAGAGGTTTAG
- a CDS encoding ZIP family metal transporter, with amino-acid sequence MALLSWIIMATLLGSIGAVVGASFVLLCSKVKSRALISSLVSYATGTLLGAAFLGMIPKALMLSSTLPTSATILFGILLFFLLEKSVIWRHCHDDNCEIHTRAGTLILFGDAFHNFVDGVVIAVAFMTDRSFGVATTVAVFAHEIPQEMGDFAILLESGYTRQKAFFYNLLSQAASLLGAVIAYFSLKT; translated from the coding sequence ATGGCGCTCTTATCATGGATCATTATGGCTACCCTGCTTGGAAGTATTGGGGCAGTTGTGGGGGCATCATTTGTACTTCTTTGCTCTAAAGTTAAAAGCCGGGCGCTTATTTCTTCTCTTGTAAGCTATGCCACTGGAACGCTTCTCGGCGCAGCCTTTCTCGGTATGATACCGAAGGCGTTAATGCTCTCTTCCACACTCCCCACCTCGGCTACCATACTTTTCGGTATTTTACTCTTTTTTCTCCTCGAAAAGTCGGTGATCTGGCGGCACTGTCACGATGATAACTGTGAGATCCATACAAGGGCAGGCACTCTCATCCTTTTCGGGGATGCCTTCCATAATTTTGTGGATGGCGTCGTTATTGCTGTAGCCTTCATGACGGATAGATCTTTCGGGGTAGCAACTACTGTAGCTGTTTTTGCCCATGAAATTCCACAGGAAATGGGTGATTTTGCAATTCTCCTTGAAAGCGGCTATACAAGGCAAAAGGCATTTTTTTACAACCTTCTCTCGCAGGCTGCCTCGTTGCTTGGTGCAGTGATCGCCTATTTTTCCCTCAAGAC
- a CDS encoding cation diffusion facilitator family transporter: MESTNSHIESLKRGQRVALTATIAILLLAVAKFFTGYLFDSRILIADAFHSGVDVLAIFASWFGLWLASRKESARFPYGLYKAETFVTLVIGVLVVWAGFENLAEGYKKLFLLAPHHAFPVLPVLVSSISVAASYFVAKMEKETGVSINSGALLANASEAFLDIGTSLVVLAGILLAHAKIPYIEGSIVMLIALLIIRLGVKNVWKPVLILLDANLDPKLQAEIEEKISAVGGVKGVGDVKIRQSGPFKMVECNIATGPSVSVYKAHELADSIEDLVSRDYSQIESVFVHVEPVKQDTVSAIIPVSDISGLDSKIHGHFGRAPYFIILKLDNKGGAEIEDFYYNEFLGEKNRIHIGVRVIKAVIKHNLDLVFTPKIGEISFYMLKDNFIDIYRAETGSTVREVIERYRNSEIEPITVPHPAEESEVERQKADSQ; this comes from the coding sequence GTGGAAAGCACGAATAGTCACATTGAGTCGCTCAAACGGGGTCAAAGGGTAGCCCTTACCGCAACTATTGCCATACTCCTCCTTGCGGTTGCTAAATTTTTCACCGGCTATCTCTTTGACTCCAGAATCCTCATTGCAGACGCCTTCCACAGCGGCGTTGACGTGCTCGCTATTTTTGCATCCTGGTTTGGACTCTGGCTTGCCTCCCGAAAGGAGAGCGCGAGATTTCCCTACGGGCTATATAAAGCCGAAACCTTTGTTACCCTTGTAATTGGCGTTCTTGTCGTATGGGCCGGTTTTGAAAACCTGGCTGAGGGATACAAAAAGCTTTTTCTCCTGGCTCCTCACCACGCATTCCCGGTGCTGCCGGTCCTGGTAAGCAGCATATCCGTTGCCGCATCATATTTTGTGGCAAAGATGGAAAAAGAAACAGGCGTTTCAATCAATTCCGGGGCACTTCTGGCTAATGCATCCGAAGCGTTTCTCGATATTGGCACCTCATTGGTCGTTCTCGCAGGCATTCTTTTAGCCCATGCAAAGATTCCCTACATCGAGGGTTCTATTGTGATGCTCATTGCCCTGCTCATTATCAGGCTCGGCGTGAAAAACGTATGGAAGCCGGTTCTGATCCTTCTGGATGCAAACCTCGACCCAAAGCTACAGGCAGAGATAGAGGAGAAGATATCTGCCGTCGGTGGTGTTAAAGGCGTGGGTGATGTAAAGATACGCCAGTCCGGGCCATTCAAAATGGTAGAATGTAACATCGCAACAGGTCCCTCGGTCTCCGTATACAAAGCACATGAACTTGCAGATAGCATCGAAGATCTCGTATCGAGGGATTACAGCCAGATTGAATCGGTTTTTGTCCATGTTGAACCTGTAAAACAGGATACTGTGTCAGCCATTATCCCGGTCAGTGATATTTCCGGATTAGATTCCAAGATTCATGGCCACTTTGGTAGGGCGCCTTATTTCATCATTCTGAAACTGGACAACAAAGGGGGAGCAGAGATAGAAGATTTCTATTACAACGAGTTTCTCGGTGAAAAGAATCGCATACACATAGGGGTAAGGGTAATAAAGGCCGTTATAAAACACAACCTGGACCTCGTCTTTACCCCTAAGATCGGGGAGATCTCTTTTTACATGCTGAAAGACAATTTTATCGACATTTACAGGGCAGAGACAGGCTCAACGGTGCGCGAGGTCATAGAGAGATATCGCAACAGTGAAATAGAACCGATTACAGTGCCGCATCCAGCAGAGGAATCGGAGGTAGAAAGACAGAAAGCGGATTCCCAATAA